One Callospermophilus lateralis isolate mCalLat2 chromosome 6, mCalLat2.hap1, whole genome shotgun sequence genomic region harbors:
- the LOC143400971 gene encoding histone H3, with protein MARTKQTARKSTGGKAPRKQLATKAARKSAPATGGVKKPHRYRPGTVALREIRRYQKSTELLIRKLPFQRLVREIAQDFKTDLRFQSSAVMALQEASEAYLVGLFEDTNLCAIHAKRVTIMPKDIQLARRIRGERA; from the coding sequence ATGGCTCGCACTAAGCAGACAGCCCGCAAGTCCACCGGCGGCAAGGCGCCGCGGAAGCAACTGGCCACCAAGGCGGCCCGCAAGAGCGCCCCGGCCACCGGCGGCGTCAAGAAGCCTCACCGCTACCGGCCCGGCACCGTGGCGCTGCGCGAGATCCGCCGCTACCAGAAGTCCACCGAGCTGCTGATCCGCAAGCTGCCGTTCCAGCGCCTGGTGCGCGAGATCGCGCAGGACTTCAAGACCGACCTGCGCTTCCAGAGCTCGGCCGTCATGGCGCTGCAGGAGGCCAGCGAGGCCTACCTGGTGGGGCTGTTCGAGGACACCAACCTGTGCGCCATCCACGCCAAGCGCGTCACCATCATGCCCAAGGACATCCAGCTGGCGCGTCGCATCCGGGGAGAGAGGGCGTAA
- the H2ac4 gene encoding histone H2A type 1-B/E, protein MSGRGKQGGKARAKAKTRSSRAGLQFPVGRVHRLLRKGNYSERVGAGAPVYLAAVLEYLTAEILELAGNAARDNKKTRIIPRHLQLAIRNDEELNKLLGRVTIAQGGVLPNIQAVLLPKKTESHHKAKGK, encoded by the coding sequence ATGTCTGGACGCGGCAAGCAAGGCGGGAAAGCTCGTGCCAAGGCCAAGACGCGCTCCTCTCGCGCCGGTCTCCAGTTCCCGGTGGGACGTGTGCATCGGCTGCTGCGCAAGGGCAACTACTCCGAGCGGGTCGGGGCCGGAGCGCCCGTCTACCTGGCGGCGGTGCTCGAGTACCTGACCGCCGAGATCCTGGAGCTGGCTGGCAACGCGGCCCGCGACAACAAGAAGACGCGCATCATCCCGCGCCACCTGCAGCTGGCCATCCGCAACGACGAGGAGCTCAACAAGCTGTTAGGCCGCGTGACCATCGCGCAGGGCGGTGTCCTCCCCAACATCCAAGCGGTGCTGCTGCCCAAGAAGACCGAGAGCCACCATAAGGCTAAGGGGAAATAA
- the H2bc3 gene encoding histone H2B type 1-B yields the protein MPEPSKSAPAPKKGSKKAITKAQKKDGKKRKRSRKESYSIYVYKVLKQVHPDTGISSKAMGIMNSFVNDIFERIAGEASRLAHYNKRSTITSREIQTAVRLLLPGELAKHAVSEGTKAVTKYTSSK from the coding sequence ATGCCTGAACCCTCAAAGTCGGCTCCAGCCCCGAAGAAGGGCTCCAAGAAAGCCATTACTAAGGCGCAGAAGAAAGACGGCAAGAAGCGCAAGCGCAGCCGCAAGGAAAGTTACTCCATCTATGTATACAAGGTGCTCAAGCAGGTGCACCCCGACACCGGCATCTCGTCCAAGGCCATGGGCATCATGAACTCCTTTGTCAATGACATCTTCGAGCGCATCGCGGGGGAGGCCTCGCGCCTGGCGCACTACAACAAGCGCTCGACCATCACGTCCCGGGAGATCCAGACGGCCGTGCGCCTGCTGCTGCCCGGGGAACTGGCCAAGCACGCTGTGTCGGAGGGCACCAAGGCGGTCACCAAGTATACTAGTTCCAAGTGA
- the LOC143400974 gene encoding histone H3: MARTKQTARKSTGGKAPRKQLATKAARKSAPATGGVKKPHRYRPGTVALREIRRYQKSTELLIRKLPFQRLVREIAQDFKTDLRFQSSAVMALQEASEAYLVGLFEDTNLCAIHAKRVTIMPKDIQLARRIRGERA; this comes from the coding sequence ATGGCTCGTACGAAGCAGACAGCCCGCAAGTCCACCGGCGGCAAGGCCCCGCGGAAGCAGCTGGCCACCAAGGCCGCCCGCAAGAGCGCCCCGGCCACCGGCGGCGTCAAGAAGCCTCACCGCTACCGGCCCGGCACCGTGGCGCTGCGCGAGATCCGCCGCTACCAGAAGTCCACCGAGCTGCTGATCCGCAAGCTGCCGTTCCAGCGCCTGGTGCGCGAGATCGCGCAGGACTTCAAGACCGACCTGCGCTTCCAGAGCTCGGCCGTCATGGCGCTGCAGGAGGCCAGCGAGGCCTACCTGGTGGGGCTGTTCGAGGACACCAACCTGTGCGCCATCCACGCCAAGCGCGTCACCATCATGCCCAAGGACATCCAGCTGGCGCGCCGCATCCGCGGGGAGAGGGCGTAA
- the H1-2 gene encoding histone H1.2 translates to MSETAPAAPAAAPPAEKTPVKKKAAKKPAGARRKASGPPVSELITKAVAASKERSGVSLAALKKALAAAGYDVEKNNSRIKLGLKSLVSKGTLVQTKGTGASGSFKLNKKAASGEAKPKAKKAGAAKAKKPAGAAKKPKKATGAATPKKAAKKTPKKAKKPAAAAGAKKVAKSPKKAKVAKPKKVKSASKAVKPKAAKPKVAKPKKAAPRKK, encoded by the coding sequence ATGTCGGAGACCGCTCCCGCCGCCCCAGCCGCCGCGCCCCCGGCGGAGAAGACCCCCGTGAAGAAGAAGGCTGCCAAGAAGCCTGCGGGGGCGCGCCGCAAGGCTTCTGGACCCCCGGTGTCCGAGCTCATCACCAAGGCCGTGGCCGCCTCCAAGGAGCGCAGCGGCGTGTCTCTGGCCGCGCTCAAGAAGGCGCTGGCGGCCGCCGGCTACGACGTGGAGAAGAACAACAGCCGCATCAAGCTGGGCCTCAAGAGCCTGGTGAGCAAGGGCACCCTGGTGCAGACCAAGGGCACCGGCGCCTCCGGCTCCTTCAAGCTCAACAAGAAGGCGGCCTCCGGGGAAGCCAAGCCCAAGGCCAAGAAGGCAGGAGCGGCCAAGGCTAAGAAGCCCGCCGGCGCGGCCAAGAAGCCCAAGAAGGCGACGGGCGCAGCCACCCCCAAGAAGGCCGCGAAGAAGACCCCGAAAAAGGCCAAGAAGCCGGCTGCGGCTGCAGGGGCCAAGAAGGTGGCCAAGAGTCCTAAGAAGGCCAAGGTGGCCAAGCCCAAGAAGGTCAAGAGCGCTTCCAAGGCCGTGAAGCCCAAGGCCGCCAAGCCCAAGGTGGCCAAGCCCAAGAAGGCGGCTCCCCGGAAGAAGTAG